From Procambarus clarkii isolate CNS0578487 chromosome 65, FALCON_Pclarkii_2.0, whole genome shotgun sequence, one genomic window encodes:
- the LOC138355005 gene encoding uncharacterized PPE family protein PPE62-like — protein sequence MLAGWSVGYGVGLSNPPNVGLSNAPNVGLNNAPNVGLNNPTNVGLNNAPNVGLNNAPNVGLNNAPNVGLNNAPNVGLNNAPNVGLSNAPNVGLSNAPNVGLNNPPNVGLNNPTNVGLNNAPNVGLNNPPNVGLNNPTNVGLNNAPNVGLSNAPNVGLNNPTNVGLNNAPNVGLSNAPNVDLNNPTNVGLNNAPNVGLSNAPNVGLSNAPNVGLNNPPNVGLSNAPNVGLSNAPNVGLNNPPNVGLSNAPNVGLSNAPNVGLNNPTNVGLNNAPNVGLSNAPNVGLSNAPNVGLNNAPNVGLNNPTNVGLNNAPNVGLSNAPNVGLNNPTNVGLNNAPNVGLSNAPNVGLNNAPNVGLSNAPNVGLNNAPNVGLSNAPNVGLNNAPNVGLSNAPNVGLNNAPNVGLSNAPNVGLNNPTNVGLNNAPNVGLSNAPNVGLSNAPNVGLNNPPNVDRP from the coding sequence atgcttgctggttggtcagtaggcTATGGTGTTGGCCTGAGTAATCCTCCTAATGTTGGCCTGAGTAATGCTCCTAATGTTGGCCTGAATAATGCTCCTAATGTTGGCCTGAATAATCCTACTAATGTTGGCCTGAATAATGCTCCTAATGTTGGTCTGAATAATGCTCCTAATGTTGGCCTGAATAATGCTCCTAATGTTGGCCTGAATAATGCTCCTAATGTTGGCCTGAATAATGCTCCTAATGTTGGCCTGAGTAATGCTCCTAATGTTGGCCTGAGTAATGCTCCTAATGTTGGCCTGAATAATCCTCCTAATGTTGGCCTGAATAATCCTACTAATGTTGGCCTGAATAATGCTCCTAATGTTGGCCTGAATAATCCTCCTAATGTTGGCCTGAATAATCCTACTAATGTTGGCCTGAATAATGCTCCTAATGTTGGCCTGAGTAATGCTCCTAATGTTGGCCTGAATAATCCTACTAATGTTGGCCTGAATAATGCTCCTAATGTTGGCCTGAGTAATGCTCCTAATGTTGACCTGAATAATCCTACTAATGTTGGCCTGAATAATGCTCCTAATGTTGGCCTGAGTAATGCTCCTAATGTTGGCCTGAGTAATGCTCCTAATGTTGGCCTGAATAATCCTCCTAATGTTGGCCTGAGTAATGCTCCTAATGTTGGCCTGAGTAATGCTCCTAATGTTGGCCTGAATAATCCTCCTAATGTTGGCCTGAGTAATGCTCCTAATGTTGGCCTGAGTAATGCTCCTAATGTTGGCCTGAATAATCCTACTAATGTTGGCCTGAATAATGCTCCTAATGTTGGCCTGAGTAATGCTCCTAATGTTGGCCTGAGTAATGCTCCTAATGTTGGCCTGAATAATGCTCCTAATGTTGGCCTGAATAATCCTACTAATGTTGGCCTGAATAATGCTCCTAATGTTGGCCTGAGTAATGCTCCTAATGTTGGCCTGAATAATCCTACTAATGTTGGCCTGAATAATGCTCCTAATGTTGGCCTGAGTAATGCTCCTAATGTTGGCCTGAATAATGCTCCTAATGTTGGCCTGAGTAATGCTCCTAATGTTGGCCTGAATAATGCTCCTAATGTTGGCCTGAGTAATGCTCCTAATGTTGGCCTGAATAATGCTCCTAATGTTGGCCTGAGTAATGCTCCTAATGTTGGCCTGAATAATGCTCCTAATGTTGGCCTGAGTAATGCTCCTAATGTTGGCCTGAATAATCCTACTAATGTTGGCCTGAATAATGCTCCTAATGTTGGCCTGAGTAATGCTCCTAATGTTGGCCTGAGTAATGCTCCTAATGTTGGCCTGAATAATCCTCCTaatgttgataggccttaa